Proteins encoded together in one Piliocolobus tephrosceles isolate RC106 chromosome 15, ASM277652v3, whole genome shotgun sequence window:
- the CIAO1 gene encoding probable cytosolic iron-sulfur protein assembly protein CIAO1, with protein sequence MKDSLVLLGRVPAHPDSRCWFLAWNPAGTLLASCGGDRRIRIWGTEGDSWICKSVLSEGHQRTVRKVAWSPCGNYLASASFDATTCIWKKNQDDFECVTTLEGHENEVKSVAWAPSGNLLATCSRDKSVWVWEVDEEDEYECVSVLNSHTQDVKHVVWHPSQELLASASYDDTVKLYREEEDDWVCSATLEGHESTVWSLAFDPSGQRLASCSDDCTVRIWRQYLPGNEQGVACSGSDPSWKCICTLSGFHSRTIYDVAWCQLTGALATACGDDAIRVFQEDPNSDPQQPTFSLTAHLHQAHSQDVNCVAWNPKEPGLLASCSDDGEVAFWKYQRPEGL encoded by the exons ATGAAGGACTCGCTGGTGCTGCTGGGCCGTGTCCCGGCGCACCCGGACTCCCGCTGCTGGTTCCTGGCTTGGAACCCCGCGGGGACCCTGCTGGCCTCGTGCGGCGGCGACCGGAGAATCCGCATCTGGGGCACGGAGG GTGACAGCTGGATCTGCAAGTCTGTCCTTTCTGAAGGCCACCAGCGCACCGTGCGGAAGGTGGCGTGGTCCCCCTGCGGTAATTACCTGGCCTCTGCCAGCTTTGATGCTACCACTTGCATTTGGAAGAAGAACCAGGATGACTTTGAG TGTGTAACCACTCTCGAGGGCCATGAAAATGAGGTCAAGTCAGTGGCTTGGGCCCCATCTGGCAACCTCCTGGCCACTTGCAGCCGAGATAAGAGTGTTTGGGTCTGGGAAG TTGATGAAGAGGATGAGTATGAATGTGTCAGTGTTCTCAACTCCCACACACAGGATGTCAAGCATGTGGTTTGGCACCCAAGTCAGGAG CTCTTAGCTTCTGCCAGCTACGATGACACAGTGAAGCTGTACCGGGAGGAAGAGGATGACTGGGTATGCTCTGCCACCCTTGAGGGCCATGAGTCCACTGTGTGGAGCTTGGCCTTTGACCCAAGTGGCCAGCGCCTGGCATCTTGTAGTGATGACTGCACTGTGCGTATCTGGCGTCAGTATCTACCAGGCAATGAACAAG GGGTGGCGTGCAGCGGCTCTGACCCCAGTTGGAAATGTATCTGCACTTTGTCGGGCTTCCACTCAAGGACCATTTATGACGTTGCTTG GTGTCAGCTGACAGGGGCTCTGGCTACAGCTTGTGGGGACGACGCAATCCGTGTGTTTCAGGAGGATCCCAACTCGGATCCACAACAGCCCACCTTCTCCCTGACAGCCCACTTGCACCAGGCCCACTCCCAGGATGTCAACTGTGTGGCCTGGAACCCCAAGGAGCCAGGGCTGCTGGCCTCCTGCAGTGATGACGGGGAGGTGGCCTTCTGGAAGTACCAGCGGCCTGAAGGCCTCTGA